GCCGCGCCCGACGGTCGCGCGACGGTCAACCCCACCGGCAACTCGGGCATGGCGACCGCCGGCATGGGCGACGTGCTGTCGGGCGCGATCGCAGCGCTGATCGCGCAGGGCCTCGAACCCTACGACGCCGCGCGCATCGCGGTGTGGGTGCACGGAACCGCCGGCGATCGCGCCGCGGCCGAGATCGGCGCGCGCGGGATCTGCGCGAGTGACGTGCTCGAGCGGCTGCCGCGGGCACTCAATCTGCTGCTGGTCGAGGGGTAGATTACGGGAGCCAACTGTCCCCGGGGACAGTTCGCACAAGAAAGGCCCGCGCCTTTCGGCGCGGGCCCTCGCCAGACTGCCGCCGTCGCTCTTACAGGTGCGGCGAAATCCGCGAAATCAGCATGGGCTTCGGTAGCGCGCCGATCACGCGCTCCACCATCTGCCCGCCCTTGAACAGGATCAGAGTCGGAATGCTCTGGACCATGTACCGCTCCGAGATGTCCGGGTTCTCGTCCACGTCGAGCTTCACGACTTTGAGCTTTCCAGCGTGGTCGCGTGCGATCTCTTCGAGAGCCGGGGCGATCATGCGGCACGGGCCGCACCAGGCGGCCCAGAAATCCACCAGCACCGGAACCGGCGATTCCAGCACTTCTTGGTGGAAATTGCCCTCGGTGACCGCAACGGTATTAGCCATCAGGCGACACCCCCTTCACGCACTGCTAGTATTCGGCCAGGCGCACTGTTGGGATGCCAACCGGCGCGAAGCGGTGCACGCGCAGCGCCGCGGCGGCGAGGATAGGGAGGCGTCCAGTCCTCGTCAAATTCTGGCGCCCTTCGAAGGATTCAAGCTTCCAAACGTCGCCCCATGATCCCACTCCGCGACGAGAATCCCTCCCGCACGACGCCGGTCGTGACCCGCGCTTTGATCGCGCTGAACTCCGCGTTCTTCCTGTACGAGTTCCTGCTCGGCCCGCAGCTCGAACCTTTCATCCGCACCTGGGGCATGGTGCCGGCGCGCGTGAGCCTGTCGCTTGCGGGGCGCGGCGATCCGCTACCGGTCGTGGGCTTCACGTTCCTCAGCTCGATGTTTCTGCACGGCGGCTGGATGCACCTGATCGGGAACATGTGGTTCCTCGCCATTTTCGGCGACAACATCGAGGACCGCTTCGGGCATTTCGGCTACTTGATCTTCTATCTCGCTTCGGGGCTGGTGGCCGCCGGGCTCCAGTACTTCGTC
This genomic stretch from Candidatus Sulfotelmatobacter sp. harbors:
- the trxA gene encoding thioredoxin codes for the protein MANTVAVTEGNFHQEVLESPVPVLVDFWAAWCGPCRMIAPALEEIARDHAGKLKVVKLDVDENPDISERYMVQSIPTLILFKGGQMVERVIGALPKPMLISRISPHL
- a CDS encoding rhomboid family intramembrane serine protease, whose product is MIPLRDENPSRTTPVVTRALIALNSAFFLYEFLLGPQLEPFIRTWGMVPARVSLSLAGRGDPLPVVGFTFLSSMFLHGGWMHLIGNMWFLAIFGDNIEDRFGHFGYLIFYLASGLVAAGLQYFVAPQSGAPTVGASGAIAGVLGAYAIAYPGAKVVTLIPLFPFFQVVALPALVLLGFWFVLQFFSGALSLGAHASGGVAWWAHVGGFGFGALMMLIFGRSNERASRAWVSED